The DNA sequence TCCGCTTCAAGGGATTTTCCCTTTAAAACGGCTCGCAAAAGTACTAATTGTCAATAGAAAACCCAATAAAAACCAATAAAAAAATCATCTTTTTCCCATTATTCTTAACACACTCAAGATGACTGTTGACCAGAGGGCTTATTATGACTGAGGAATCCGATGTTTTAAGTGAGATTTTACCGGATTAAAAAAGCGTTGGATAAGCCTTAAATCTTCGGTAATTATTTCGGCTGATCCTTTCATCTCCTGACTAAATTTTAGAGGAATATCGTAATTCGTTTTCAAGTCCTGTGGCATTTCCACTTCGACCACGTAATTTTCATTGTTAGGCATCAACGAAATGCTTTTAACAGTAGCTCTTATAAATCCATATTCCATATAAGGGAAATTTTCGAACCTAATGTTGACTCTTTGGCCAACAGCAACTTTTCCGGCACCTTTAACCGGCAAACTGATTCGCCCAATTATCTGTGATTGTTTCTCCGGAATGACTGAAAATACCATTTCGTCTTTTTTTACCTGTTGGTTTTTACTCCAGAAGTTGGCAAAACTCACCTTGCCCGAAATTGGGCTTTTAATTGTAAAAGTTTGCTCCCAATAAGCCAGACGACTTTTCAGCACATTCATCGCTTCAATTAAGGTATTCTGTGCCTTTTTCTGTTGATCGGCAAATTCCATTTCAGCATCCACAACGTCCTGCTCCAATTTAATGATTGCACTTTGTGTTTCGGCAAGTTTTGTTCGTGAACCATTCAGATTGTATTTTTTCTGAATCAGCAATCCTTTACTCTTTTCCAGATCGAGATCAGAAAGTACTCCTTTTAACTGCAATAGTGAGTCACGTTTAAACTGCGTATTTACAATCCGGAAATCAGCTTCCATATCTTTCTTCTGCGCCCAAAGCCGATCGTAGTATATCTTATTCATGGCGATCTGCTGCCGAAGGGCTTTAATCTTTTTGGGATGCAACTTCAGCCTGAGAAAGGTGAAATAATCATTGTATAACCTGACAAAGCTTGAATAATCGGATTGAATGTCGCCCAACTGTAGATCAACTCCGGGATGGACCGATGCCAGCGTATCAAATGAAAGCATAAATGGCTCCATACCTGAAAGCATATCTTTTAGCTTCAATGCATCTTCGAACTTGGCTGTACTTTCAAGAATGGCAATAACCTGATTTTCTGAAACCAGCTGCTGATCGGTAACGAGCATCGAATCAATCCGTGCTGTGGTTCGGGCTGCAAGGTACGCCGGCGGATTCTCAGAAAGCACAACAATATCAGCATTAATTACATCAGGATACCGAAAGAAATAGCTTCCAACCAACAAAAGAAGAACCACACCCAATATCAGTGAAATCCCGGAACGAATCATCCAACGGGGCGATTGCTGCACAATCTCCTGAAATTCGTCGCTTCGAAGTTCAATTTCTATTGGTTCCTTTTTTTTATCCATCTTCTTTAGTGTTCAGTCTCAGTGTTCAGTCTCAGTGTTCAGTAGGGGTTACTGCGAACTGGGACTGGCCACCGCCAACTATCAGTTTCCCAATTCAAGCTGATTCTTTACCAAATTATAATAGGCGCCTTGTTTGGCGGTTAATTCTTCATGATTACCAATTTCAAGGATTTCTCCTTTTTCGAGAACCACAATCTGATGCGCGTTCTTTACCGTACTCAACCGATGAGCCACAACTACAACTGTTTTACCTGAAAAGAATTCATTCAGGTTTTCCAATATCACTTTCTCATTATTGGCATCCAAAGCGTTGGTCGCTTCATCAAAGAAAATAAATTCAGGATTTTTATAAATAGCACGGGCGATTAATATGCGCTGCTTCTGCCCCTGACTTAGACCAACTCCTTCCGGACCAACTTTCGTGTTGTAATTTAAAGGCAACGATTCAATAAATTCCTGAATATTCGCCATTCGAACGGCGTAAGCGAGCATTTCCTTGTTGATTTCATCATCGGCCAAAGCAATGTTATTGGCAATGGTGTCCGAGAAAATAAACCCATCCTGCATCACAGCGCCACATTTACTGCGCCACCAATGTTGCTTATAAAGAGATAAATCGGCTTCGCCAACTTTTATACTGCCTGAAACCGGCGGATAAAATCCCAACAGCAGTTTTACCAGAGTTGTTTTACCACTTCCACTGGTTCCGACAATAGCTGTCACTTTCCCTTGTGGAATGATCAAATTAATATGATTCAGAACCTTGGGAGAATGTGGCCCTTCGTATTGAAATACCAAATCAGAAATTGAAACATCAGCTTTTGATGGCAAAGATGATAATTTACCAGCCTGATCTTGTTCTTCGTCCTTCTGTGTATGAATTTCGCTCAGGCGTTCCAAACTGATCTTGGCATCCTGCGACACCTGCATAAATTCGACCATTTGATCGAGGGGGCTATTCATCTGCCCGATTATATATTGTACAGCCAGCATCATACCCAATGTCATGTTGCCATGAACCACCGATGTGGCAGCTAAAACAGTTATGAAAATATTTTTGGTCTCGTTGATGAAAACCGAACCGGCCTGCTGGTATTGCTGTAACGACAAACTCTTAATATTTACCTTGAAAAGTCGCGCCTGAATACGCTCCCACTCCCACCGTTTCTGGCGCTCGTAATTATTCAGCTTGATTTCCTGCATTCCGTTGATCAACTGAATCAACTTGCTTTGATTGTCGGCCAGTTGAGTAAACTGTCTAAAATCGAGTTCACGGCGCTTCTTCAGGAATAAAAATACCCATGCAATATATAAAGCCGAACCAAACAGGAATATCAGGAATATGCTCAGATTATACATGACAAGCACAATGCTGAATATAACAATGTTGAAAACAGAAAAAATGACATTGAGTGATTGGGAAGTCAAAAACCGTTCGATGCGCCGATGATCGCCTATTCGCTGAAGCAGATCGCCAATCATTTTGGTGTCGAAAAACCCGATCGGCAGCTTCATCAGCTTGATCAGGAAATCGGAGATAATGCTAATATTAAGGCGCGTACTGATGTGCAGCAAAATCCACGAACGGATAAAATCGACAGTCATCCGGCTCAGGAAAAGCATCATCTGGGCAGCCAAAATCAGGTATATAAAATTAATATCCTGCGTATTGATACCGACATCGACAATACTCTGTGTTAAAAACGGAAATATCAGTTGAATTAAACTTCCGACTATAAATCCTAAAATAAGCTGTGTAACCAATTTTCGATGTGGCTTCAGATATTTCAGCAGGAAACTAAAATTACCCCTGTTGATGGTTTCACCTTCAAGTTCGAAAAATTTGGGAGTTGGATCGAACATGAGGCAAATGCCTTTTAATTCGCCTTGGCGAACCGTTGCCAGCCAATGCTTTTTAAACTCAGTCTCTGAATATTCAACCAAGCCAAATGCAGGATCGGCCACCTGAACTTTTCCCTTCCGGAATTTATAAACAACTACAAAATGTTCCTGATCCCAATGAACGACACAGGGCTTTGGCGCTTCTAATAATTGCTCGAAAGTAATTCGGGCACCAATGGTTCGAAACCCTATCGCTTCGGCAGCCTCGCTTAATCCCAACAGCGAAACTCCTTCGCGGGTGATGTGTGCCAATTGACGAAGCTTTTGGAGAGAATAACTTTTCCCGTAAAATGCAGCAATCATGCGGATACACGAAGGTCCGCAATCCATTGCATCATATTGTTTAAAGAAGGGAAATTTAGGCATGGCGAATCATTGATGCTCAAAAATAGTAGAATTATATGAATCTTCTAATTTCTATATCTAATTTTTGGAAGGAAATTTGGAAAGACGGATAGAAGCTTTCGTTGCAGACAAACAGATTAACGAACAATTGATCTGTAAAATTTAAATCACTATTTATTCAAAATAAAAACATAATATTCATAAAATCCAATTATCATACAACATACTGGTTACCATAACACTAAAATGCATATTTAAAATGAAATCCAAACCCTTCCCTAAAGTACAATTTTCGGAACATGCAAAAACTATTCAATAACATATAAATGTCGCATATCGCTAATTAAATGACACTTACATTAAAAGTTAATAATCCTTAAAAAGCTCAATTCATTGATTTCCTTAACCTTTAATTTTCAGCTGAATTCGTATTTTCATTAACAAATTCAGGTAATCTAGCCGCATCTTGATTGTTAAGTAATTATTACTAATTTTGGTCGTCTCTCTGATTTAGAGCATCAGAAAGCTGATAATGAATGAGTAAAAAACCAATATAACTATCTAAATATGAAACAAACATGTTTGCAAGAATATAAGGGCACCGACAAAAAAGTCGACATGTGAGTTTCATTCGACCATTAAAAAACTAATTATTTAACGTATGAAAGTCTATAAAACAGAAGAGGTTCGCAACATTACACTAATTGGTAATGCTGGCAGTGGGAAAACCACCCTTGCTGAAGCTATGCTTTTCGAGGGTGGAGTAATTAACCGCAGAGGTGACGTTGGAAGTAAAATACGGTATCCGACTACCATCTCATCGAGCAGGAATACGGCAACTCCGTATTTTCATCGCTCATGTACACCGAAGTCAACGGCAAAAAAATCAATATTCTGGATACTCCCGGAATGGACGATTTTAGCGGTGGCGTAGTTTCTTCTCTTCAGGTTGCACCGCTTGCCCTGATGGTTGTTGACGCGTCCACAGGAATTGGTGCCGGAACCGAATCGGCATTCCGCCATGCCGAAGCAGCAAACAGTAAATTAATTTTTGTATTGAACCATCTTGATAATGAGAATGCGAATTACGATCAGGATGTAGACAACCTGAAAAACAAATTCGGGAACAAAGTAACTGTAGTTCAATATCCGGTTGAAACTGGTATTGGATTTAATTCCATCATCGACGTACTGAAAATGAAAATGTACAAATATGGTCCCGATGGTGGCAAACCTGAAGTTTTGGATATCCCAGCTTCAGAAAAAGAACGTGCAGATGAATTGCACAACGAGTTGATTGAAATGGCCGCTGAAAACGAAGAAACCTTAATGGAATTGTACTTCGAACAAGGGTCATTGTCAGAAGATGACATGAGAAAAGGAATACGGATTGGAATGGTAAAACGGGATTTATTTCCGGTTTTCTGTGTTTCAGCCAAAAAAAATATGGGAGTTGGACGTTTATTGGAATTCGTTTGTAACATAGCTCCATCTCCATCCCAGGTACCAATGCGTGAAATTATTCAGGGCAAACCAGTAGTTTTGAGCGAAACAAGCCCAACTTCATTATTCGTATTTAAAACTGCACTGGAACCGCACGTTGGCGAAGTTACCTATTTCAAAGTATTGTCAGGAAAAGTAACTGAAGGGAAAGACCTGTACAACACGTTTAACAATGGAAAAGAACGGATCTCGCAGCTTTTTGTAACCGCCGGGAAAACACGCTACCCTGTTACTGAATTGGTGGCTGGCGATATCGGTTGCGCTGTGAAATTAAAAGATACCAAATTCAACCAAACACTTTGCGACAAAGAACTTGACCTGAAATTTGCACCTATTGTATTTCCTGAACCAAAATTCAGGGTTGCCGTGAAAGCTGTTTCTGAAACTGACGATGAAAAGGTAGGCGAAATTCTGCACAAGGTAAAGGAAGAAGATCCAACCTATATTGTAAATTACTCGAAGGAGCTTAAACAATTAATCGTTGAAGGTCAAGGAGAATACCACCTCAATACATTGAAATGGTACTTCGACCACATTCATAAAATTGACATCGAATTTAAAACTCCAAAGATTCCATACCGCGAAACCATTACCAAATTTGCTCAGGCCGATTACCGCCACAAAAAACAATCAGGTGGTTCAGGCCAGTTTGGAGAAGTTCATATGATTATTGAGCCTTTTGAAGAAGGCAGCGCACCAAAAAACATGTTTATTTATGGTGGAAAAGAGATGAAAGTCTCGGTTCGCGACACACAGGAAACTCCACTTCCATGGGGTGGAAAACTGGTATTCCACAACTGTATTGTTGGTGGTTCGATTGATGCCCGTTTCTTACCTGCCATCTTGAAAGGAATCATGGAAAAAATGGAAGAAGGCCCACTTACAGGTTCATATGCACGCGACATTCGCGTTTACATTTACGATGGCAAAATGCACCCGGTTGACTCGAACGAAATTTCGTTCCGTTTGGCAGGCCGTAATGCGTTTAGCATGGCGTTTAAAAATGCAGGACCTAAAATTCTGGAGCCAATTTACGATATGGATGTTTGGGTTCAGGCCGACCGGATGGGCGATGTAATGAGCGACCTACAAGGCCGACGTGCACTGATCATGGGAATGGGCAGCGAAAAAGGCTACGAAAAAATTACTGCCCGTGTTCCGCTGAAAGAAATGAATAAATACTCGACTTCGCTGAGTTCGCTGACCGGAGGCCGTGGTGTTTTCAATATGAAATTTGCCGCATACGAAAAGGTTCCGCAGGAAGTACAGGACGAACTACTTGCAGCCTACGCAGCCGAAGAAAAGGAAGAATAGCAATCAAAATCTATCTACGCTAAAACGAAAACCCGGGAATGCCACCCGGGTTTTTTATATTTAATTCAGAATTAGTATCAGGTTTTAATTCGCAACAGAGAACAACTCAACCTTAAAATCATCGATATAAATTTCGTTCTTTTTGTTATTCCAGACATAAATTCTCAGCATTGAGTTTTTCTTGATTTCAGGCCTGCCAACGATCTCATTCAATGAAGCTGTCCACCAACTAGTCTTCGATTTCACATACTTACTCAAATCATAACCCTTCCAAAAATATTGTTTCCCGTCAGAATCCATCGAAATTACCAGGTTACACTCTGAGCTATTAATTGCAAAAATTTTAAGCTTAGACGAAATGACCAATTGACTAGTTGAGTCAGGCAGCAAAGAATCAAGGGCAATTGTACAACTTACCGAAAACTCGCCAATTTTTTCAGAAAAAGATCCGGAATACGCCTGTTCCTTGCTTTTGTTCGCAGAATCTGCCCAATTCGGTTTCGCAGTTTCAAAATCATTTTCTGAAGAGAAAATCCGTTTCCGCTGATCGATTTTATTCAATTCAAAAATGGATAGGTTTAGTTTCTCATCCATAAATACCGGATTTTTAGCTATTGTCGCATAATAAGGCATGTCCTGATCGTCCATTCCACTCAGATAGCGCGTGTACCAGTTGTTCAGCAGCATTTTTTTTACATTCTTCTGAAAATGAAAAGTATCAGCCTCGGCATAGTTGATGAACTGACATGTAGCTTCAAGAGAAAACCCTGAATAATAATTTCCAAGCCGTTTCTGAACCTCATCGGTAATTACCACACAAGGCTGATTCTTGTCAATCAGTTCCCGTTGAACAATTTCCTTTTGCTTTCTGTAATTGACATTCCTCGCATAAATGAACATATCGGCTGGCTGAAAAAGCAAAGCACCGAATAATAAGATCGCAAAAATCCTTTGCGCATGCATGTGATTTCTCAGGAATACGAAACAACCTATTGCGACCAAAACCGGAAGATACAGATGAAATCCTGTCTCACTTTTCAAGAAAAGAGAAAAGCCAAAGGCGATTAAAACGAAAACAAAAAATCCTATTCTGAACCGGAATACTCGCAAGTAATCGTTCAGGATAAAAGCAGCTGCAACTGCAACAACGGGAACGATAAACAAATAATGCCGGGGGTCGGGACACATCGGAATGTATGACGTTACCGAAATGCTCATGAAGTTCGCCGAAAACACCAAAACAACAGAACTCACTATAAAAAACGACTTCCGGTCGGATAATTTCAGCAATTGCCTCACCGGAACGAAAAAGAAAGCCAGCAAAACAACCAGAAAGCCAAGAAGCATGTCTTGAGTTAAAAACAACTCTGCCAATCCAAAAGTAATTCGCTTCAAAGTTTCTGAAAATGGTTGCTGATCGTAACTACAGGAGTTTAAATAACTATTGGCAACAATGGCATTAAACCGGGTTATGGCATTCCCAAAAGCCACTTGGCAAACGACCAGATAAGCTGCTAACATGACCAAACTAAAGCCAACAAATTGAAGCCAGAATCTTCCGGACCGCTTTTGAACGATATCGGTAACCATTAACCAAACAACCAACGGCCCAAGTAAAACAACTGTTTCCTTGGAGTTAAAACACATGAACAAGGCCAATGCAGCGAGTAATGAATAGGCCTGCTCTGGCATTTTTCGAGGTAAATACTTGTATGAATAAATCACATAACAGAACAAAAATGCGAAAAAGGTAACGGCAACATCTGGCATCAACTTGTCCGAATAAAAGAACGTCCAGTTGTTGAGTGAAAACAAAGCCAGGCCTATTGCCAAGATTGGTCCACTTTCATCTTTCAGGATGCGGTAGACCAACGCCAAAGTGCCAATGAAGAATATCAAAGGAGGCAGAGCTGATGCCCAATCATTAATTCCGAATAATTTATACGACAAGGCGGTTAACCCAACCAATGTTAGCCGGAAAGAGTAATGGTTGCCTGCGTCGAACTCGCCATTGGCCAATCGGGCGGCAGCACGGGCATATTCCATGTCGTCAAAGCCATAATGCCCCAGATAGCAAAAAAAGTGGTGAAGCACCGTTACCAATACAAATGCTATGAATATAAGCTGATTGGATCGATTTGTTTTCAAGGATTGTGCTATTGAATTCTATTCCGCTCGTACTCCCAGTCTTTAATTTCCTGGAACTTAGCCATTCCTTCAGCAACCGATGGATGCTGCAATACAGATTCAACGCTGACTTCAGGAATTAATTCGTCGGCTATTCCATTTTTAATGAAAATGAAATTAAAGCCAAGATCATTCGCACCAACCAAACGATACCCTTTTTGTTTGGCCAATTTAGTCATGGCAATGGGTGAAGCTCCATGATAAACCGGATGCTTTCCCGGATAAAAATAATCAGGATCGTAAGGAACAACTATATCTTCAAACCCGAATTCATTGTGAGTTTCAATGATTACCACTTTAGGCTGAACGACCTCAAGCGCTTCCCAAACCCAATAGTCGTTTCCATCCAAATCGATGGAGAGAAGTCCAATTTCTCCTGAAATTCCGGCATCCAAAATAAGTTGATTGATGTTCTCGCGCTTGATCATTGCACAGACAAATTTGGGCTGATACATCCACGGATGGGGATATTTTGCAAAGAATTTCCGGCCCCTAGCTATGCTTTTGGGATTTCCGTCGATAAACAATCCGTGCCAGCCAAAATTAAAAATCAGGTTCGCGCTATTGCTGTTA is a window from the Aquipluma nitroreducens genome containing:
- a CDS encoding HlyD family secretion protein — translated: MDKKKEPIEIELRSDEFQEIVQQSPRWMIRSGISLILGVVLLLLVGSYFFRYPDVINADIVVLSENPPAYLAARTTARIDSMLVTDQQLVSENQVIAILESTAKFEDALKLKDMLSGMEPFMLSFDTLASVHPGVDLQLGDIQSDYSSFVRLYNDYFTFLRLKLHPKKIKALRQQIAMNKIYYDRLWAQKKDMEADFRIVNTQFKRDSLLQLKGVLSDLDLEKSKGLLIQKKYNLNGSRTKLAETQSAIIKLEQDVVDAEMEFADQQKKAQNTLIEAMNVLKSRLAYWEQTFTIKSPISGKVSFANFWSKNQQVKKDEMVFSVIPEKQSQIIGRISLPVKGAGKVAVGQRVNIRFENFPYMEYGFIRATVKSISLMPNNENYVVEVEMPQDLKTNYDIPLKFSQEMKGSAEIITEDLRLIQRFFNPVKSHLKHRIPQS
- a CDS encoding peptidase domain-containing ABC transporter; its protein translation is MPKFPFFKQYDAMDCGPSCIRMIAAFYGKSYSLQKLRQLAHITREGVSLLGLSEAAEAIGFRTIGARITFEQLLEAPKPCVVHWDQEHFVVVYKFRKGKVQVADPAFGLVEYSETEFKKHWLATVRQGELKGICLMFDPTPKFFELEGETINRGNFSFLLKYLKPHRKLVTQLILGFIVGSLIQLIFPFLTQSIVDVGINTQDINFIYLILAAQMMLFLSRMTVDFIRSWILLHISTRLNISIISDFLIKLMKLPIGFFDTKMIGDLLQRIGDHRRIERFLTSQSLNVIFSVFNIVIFSIVLVMYNLSIFLIFLFGSALYIAWVFLFLKKRRELDFRQFTQLADNQSKLIQLINGMQEIKLNNYERQKRWEWERIQARLFKVNIKSLSLQQYQQAGSVFINETKNIFITVLAATSVVHGNMTLGMMLAVQYIIGQMNSPLDQMVEFMQVSQDAKISLERLSEIHTQKDEEQDQAGKLSSLPSKADVSISDLVFQYEGPHSPKVLNHINLIIPQGKVTAIVGTSGSGKTTLVKLLLGFYPPVSGSIKVGEADLSLYKQHWWRSKCGAVMQDGFIFSDTIANNIALADDEINKEMLAYAVRMANIQEFIESLPLNYNTKVGPEGVGLSQGQKQRILIARAIYKNPEFIFFDEATNALDANNEKVILENLNEFFSGKTVVVVAHRLSTVKNAHQIVVLEKGEILEIGNHEELTAKQGAYYNLVKNQLELGN
- a CDS encoding elongation factor G, with amino-acid sequence MEQEYGNSVFSSLMYTEVNGKKINILDTPGMDDFSGGVVSSLQVAPLALMVVDASTGIGAGTESAFRHAEAANSKLIFVLNHLDNENANYDQDVDNLKNKFGNKVTVVQYPVETGIGFNSIIDVLKMKMYKYGPDGGKPEVLDIPASEKERADELHNELIEMAAENEETLMELYFEQGSLSEDDMRKGIRIGMVKRDLFPVFCVSAKKNMGVGRLLEFVCNIAPSPSQVPMREIIQGKPVVLSETSPTSLFVFKTALEPHVGEVTYFKVLSGKVTEGKDLYNTFNNGKERISQLFVTAGKTRYPVTELVAGDIGCAVKLKDTKFNQTLCDKELDLKFAPIVFPEPKFRVAVKAVSETDDEKVGEILHKVKEEDPTYIVNYSKELKQLIVEGQGEYHLNTLKWYFDHIHKIDIEFKTPKIPYRETITKFAQADYRHKKQSGGSGQFGEVHMIIEPFEEGSAPKNMFIYGGKEMKVSVRDTQETPLPWGGKLVFHNCIVGGSIDARFLPAILKGIMEKMEEGPLTGSYARDIRVYIYDGKMHPVDSNEISFRLAGRNAFSMAFKNAGPKILEPIYDMDVWVQADRMGDVMSDLQGRRALIMGMGSEKGYEKITARVPLKEMNKYSTSLSSLTGGRGVFNMKFAAYEKVPQEVQDELLAAYAAEEKEE
- a CDS encoding ArnT family glycosyltransferase — protein: MKTNRSNQLIFIAFVLVTVLHHFFCYLGHYGFDDMEYARAAARLANGEFDAGNHYSFRLTLVGLTALSYKLFGINDWASALPPLIFFIGTLALVYRILKDESGPILAIGLALFSLNNWTFFYSDKLMPDVAVTFFAFLFCYVIYSYKYLPRKMPEQAYSLLAALALFMCFNSKETVVLLGPLVVWLMVTDIVQKRSGRFWLQFVGFSLVMLAAYLVVCQVAFGNAITRFNAIVANSYLNSCSYDQQPFSETLKRITFGLAELFLTQDMLLGFLVVLLAFFFVPVRQLLKLSDRKSFFIVSSVVLVFSANFMSISVTSYIPMCPDPRHYLFIVPVVAVAAAFILNDYLRVFRFRIGFFVFVLIAFGFSLFLKSETGFHLYLPVLVAIGCFVFLRNHMHAQRIFAILLFGALLFQPADMFIYARNVNYRKQKEIVQRELIDKNQPCVVITDEVQKRLGNYYSGFSLEATCQFINYAEADTFHFQKNVKKMLLNNWYTRYLSGMDDQDMPYYATIAKNPVFMDEKLNLSIFELNKIDQRKRIFSSENDFETAKPNWADSANKSKEQAYSGSFSEKIGEFSVSCTIALDSLLPDSTSQLVISSKLKIFAINSSECNLVISMDSDGKQYFWKGYDLSKYVKSKTSWWTASLNEIVGRPEIKKNSMLRIYVWNNKKNEIYIDDFKVELFSVAN